Proteins from a single region of Vicia villosa cultivar HV-30 ecotype Madison, WI unplaced genomic scaffold, Vvil1.0 ctg.000848F_1_1_1, whole genome shotgun sequence:
- the LOC131631601 gene encoding uncharacterized protein LOC131631601 gives MGIKVRKPFCLSFKRVPTPLKMLCDNVSGTLVLSESLNKLISLVRTKVDEALTMIRFYDPLLHCFTYWDFQLVPTLEEFPSILGLPVLDQMPYTGEEETPKLEDVVAALHLPRSEIKKVWVNKGEYTGLPIDFLYSQADILINAASMDALEKVLACLIYGKVLVPRYDKIVDVIALKIFISNNLNEEGLTWAQRIIRLSYDDVIWSQKEFEGSYLFDSFGDFPNVPLLGTRGGITYNPILARHQFGFALKDKPHSIYLSAENFDYDSDPTGKKKLFIKAWSKVKNVRVRELGLRNHIPSDLYFKWVYDRVDEYGIPYSSDTPIVPRITPPVIHVEVEPYVPAPDEDLVATIAFLRQEKADLEKRLHEVEAEKAVMAANAKDRDSMLEYFSRKWKIEDFLSPDQIQSWEQEIDRLVQ, from the exons atgggaATTAAAGTTCGTAAGCCTTTTTGCCTTAGTTTCAAGCGAGTGCCTACACCTTTGAAGATGCTTTGTGACAACGTTTCTGGTACTCTCGTGCTTTCCGAGTCTCTTAACAAGTTAATCAGCTTGGtacgaaccaaagtggatgaagcgCTTACCATGATCCGGTTTTATGATCCTTTACTGCATTGCTTTACTTATTGGGACTTCCAGTTGGTTCCCACATTGGAGGAATTTCCCTCCATTTTAGGATTACCGGTACTTGATCAGATGCCTTATACTGGTGAAGAAGAGACTCCCAAGTTGGAAGATGTTGTTGCTGCGTTGCATTTGCCTCGATCCGAAATCAAGAAGGTTTGGGTGAATAAAGGAGAATATACTGGTTTACCGATTGACTTCTTGTATAGTCAAGCTGACATCTTAATTAATGCTGCAAGTATGGATGCTCTTGAAAAAGTCCTCGCTTGCCTAATCTATGGGAAAGTATTGGTCCCTCGTTATGACAAAATTGTGGATGTGATTGCTCTTAAGATCTTCATTAGTAACAATCTG aatgaagaaggtttgacttgggcTCAAAGAATCATCAGGCTTTCTTACGACGATGTTATTTGGAGTCAAAAAGAGTTTGAAGGATCTTATTTATTTGATAGTTTTGGAGATTTCccgaatgtacctcttcttggtactcgagggggaataacttataatcctaTTCTGGCTCGACATCAATTTGGTTTCGCTCTAAAAGACAAGCCTCattccatatatcttagtgcggaaaaTTTTGATTATGATTCAGACCCTACTGGAAAAAAGAAGCTGTTCATCAAAGCTTGGTCCAAGGTGAAGAATGTACGGGTAAGAGAATTAGGATTGAGGAATCACATCCCTTCAGATCTTTATTTTAaatgggtttatgatcgagtGGATGAGTATGGCATACCATATTCATCTGATACTCCTATAGTTCCAAGGATTACTCCTCCCGTCATTCATGTGGAAGTAGAACCTTATGTACCCGCTCCCGACGAAGACCTTGTTGCCACCATTGCTTTCCTAAGACAAGAAAAAGCTGATCTCGAAAAGCGCCTACATGAAGTGGAAGCAGAAAAAGCAGTAATGGCGGCCAATGCCAAAGACCGTGATAGCATGCTTGAGTACTTTTCccgcaagtggaagattgaagactttCTCTCTCCCgatcagatacaatcatgggaACAAGAGATTGATAGGCTTGTCCAATAG